A genomic stretch from Zeimonas sediminis includes:
- the phaC gene encoding class I poly(R)-hydroxyalkanoic acid synthase, whose product MPGKTRGTSEAAGEAPARKRRAPAQRSATEAAGTAPAKSRKSSSASRSAKAGGTTKAGSAPKARGASKASGAARGAAARADGASAGEAGAGGAAPMPQPPHVTPDRLAELQAEYLARLGEMMSGASGQQPADRRFSGDAWQAGMFGWTANLYLLNAEFMRKLAESVDADPKTQERIRFATQQWIDAMSPANYLATNPEAQRKLLETRGESLMHGVRHMLDDLQKGRISHTDETVFEVGRNMATTPGSVVYQNELFQLIQYAPTTAQVARRPLLMVPPCINKYYILDLQPANSVVAWAVAQGHTVFMLSWRNVDAEQGGLTWDDYIEHGVIEAIRRSREIADVDRINVLGFCVGGTLLGTAAAVLAGRGERLIESMTLLTTFLDFSRPGTIGVFIDENFVAFRERTIGGGGIMPGRELATTFNFLRPNDLVWNYVVSKYLKGEDPPAFDLLYWNADSTNLPGPMFCWYLRHTYLQNELRIPGRLRVCGVPVDLGAIEVPTYIYGSREDHIVPWQGAYESTRLLKGQNRFVLGASGHIAGVINPPAPNKRSHWTNDSLPQQAEDWFDGATEHRGSWWPDWGQWLAQFSGGLRPAPTAPGNAKHRPIEPAPGSYVKKKAE is encoded by the coding sequence ATGCCTGGCAAGACACGGGGGACTTCCGAAGCCGCGGGCGAGGCGCCTGCGCGCAAGCGTCGCGCGCCCGCGCAGCGGAGCGCGACCGAGGCTGCCGGAACCGCTCCGGCCAAGTCGCGGAAGTCCTCGTCGGCGTCTCGCTCCGCGAAGGCAGGCGGCACCACGAAGGCGGGCAGCGCGCCCAAGGCGCGCGGGGCGTCCAAGGCTTCCGGGGCGGCCAGGGGCGCCGCAGCGCGGGCGGACGGCGCGAGCGCGGGGGAGGCCGGGGCGGGCGGTGCCGCCCCGATGCCGCAGCCGCCGCACGTCACGCCCGATCGCCTGGCCGAGTTGCAGGCCGAGTACCTGGCACGGCTCGGCGAGATGATGTCGGGCGCGTCGGGCCAGCAGCCGGCGGACCGGCGCTTCTCCGGAGACGCCTGGCAGGCCGGCATGTTCGGCTGGACCGCCAACCTCTACCTGCTGAACGCCGAGTTCATGCGCAAGCTCGCCGAGTCGGTCGACGCCGACCCGAAGACGCAGGAGCGGATCCGGTTCGCGACGCAGCAGTGGATCGACGCGATGTCGCCGGCCAACTACCTGGCCACGAACCCCGAGGCGCAGCGCAAGCTGCTCGAGACCCGCGGCGAGAGCCTGATGCACGGCGTCCGCCACATGCTCGACGACCTGCAGAAGGGCCGGATCTCGCACACCGACGAAACCGTCTTCGAGGTCGGCCGGAACATGGCCACGACGCCCGGCAGCGTCGTCTACCAGAACGAACTGTTCCAGCTGATCCAGTACGCGCCCACCACCGCGCAGGTCGCGCGCCGGCCGCTGCTGATGGTGCCGCCCTGCATCAACAAGTACTACATCCTCGACCTGCAGCCGGCGAACTCGGTGGTCGCCTGGGCGGTCGCGCAGGGACACACGGTGTTCATGCTGTCCTGGCGGAACGTGGACGCCGAGCAGGGCGGCCTCACCTGGGACGACTACATCGAGCACGGCGTGATCGAGGCGATCCGGCGCTCGCGCGAGATCGCCGACGTCGACCGGATCAACGTGCTCGGCTTCTGCGTGGGCGGCACGCTGCTCGGCACGGCGGCCGCCGTCCTGGCCGGGCGCGGCGAGCGGCTGATCGAGTCGATGACGCTGCTGACCACCTTCCTCGACTTCTCGCGGCCGGGCACGATCGGCGTGTTCATCGACGAGAATTTCGTCGCCTTCCGGGAGCGCACGATCGGCGGCGGCGGCATCATGCCTGGCCGCGAGCTGGCCACCACCTTCAACTTCCTGCGCCCCAACGACCTGGTCTGGAACTACGTCGTCAGCAAGTACCTGAAGGGCGAAGACCCGCCGGCCTTCGACCTGCTCTACTGGAACGCGGACAGCACGAACCTGCCGGGTCCGATGTTCTGCTGGTACCTGCGGCACACCTACCTGCAGAACGAGCTCAGGATTCCCGGCCGGCTTCGGGTCTGCGGCGTGCCGGTGGACCTCGGCGCGATCGAGGTGCCCACCTACATCTACGGCTCGCGCGAGGACCACATCGTGCCCTGGCAGGGCGCGTACGAGTCCACCCGCCTGCTGAAGGGACAGAACCGCTTCGTGCTGGGCGCCAGCGGCCACATCGCCGGCGTGATCAACCCGCCAGCGCCGAACAAGCGCAGCCACTGGACCAACGACTCGCTGCCCCAGCAGGCCGAGGACTGGTTCGACGGCGCGACCGAGCATCGCGGCAGCTGGTGGCCGGACTGGGGCCAGTGGCTCGCGCAGTTCAGCGGAGGGCTCAGGCCCGCGCCGACCGCGCCGGGCAACGCGAAGCACCGGCCGATCGAGCCGGCGCCGGGCAGCTACGTTAAGAAGAAGGCCGAGTGA
- the pgeF gene encoding peptidoglycan editing factor PgeF, translating into MTGRSVETSGAPWRGLAAVVPDWPAPPPVRGFVTGRAGGVSTGAWGLHGDRPGGLNLGARCGDDPAAVGENRRRLSAVLPAEPVWLRQVHGVDVHVAIGGGAVGDEPIADAAVTDRPGVVLAVLTADCLPVLFADSRGRAVGAAHAGWRGLAAGVLERTVQAMRALLPDDAQVLAWLGPGIGQAAFEVGDEVREAFLAGDPGSGEAFEPGARAGKWQADLYALARRRLARAGVHRVDGGGFCTWTDSERFWSYRRRAEGGRMASLVWIED; encoded by the coding sequence ATGACCGGGCGAAGCGTCGAGACGTCCGGAGCGCCGTGGCGCGGACTGGCCGCGGTCGTGCCCGACTGGCCCGCGCCGCCGCCGGTGCGTGGCTTCGTCACCGGTCGGGCCGGCGGGGTCAGCACCGGCGCCTGGGGGCTTCACGGCGACCGTCCCGGCGGCCTGAACCTGGGCGCGCGCTGCGGCGACGATCCGGCCGCAGTCGGCGAGAACCGGCGACGGCTCTCCGCGGTGCTGCCGGCCGAACCCGTCTGGCTCAGGCAGGTCCACGGCGTGGACGTTCACGTGGCGATCGGCGGCGGTGCCGTCGGGGACGAACCGATCGCCGATGCGGCGGTCACGGACCGGCCGGGTGTCGTGCTCGCGGTGCTGACCGCCGACTGCCTGCCGGTGTTGTTCGCCGATTCGCGCGGCCGCGCGGTCGGCGCCGCCCACGCCGGATGGCGCGGGCTCGCCGCCGGCGTGCTCGAGCGCACCGTGCAGGCGATGCGCGCGCTGCTGCCGGACGACGCGCAGGTCCTCGCGTGGCTGGGCCCGGGCATCGGGCAGGCCGCGTTCGAGGTCGGCGACGAGGTGCGCGAGGCGTTCCTGGCAGGCGATCCCGGTTCGGGCGAGGCCTTCGAACCGGGCGCGCGCGCCGGCAAGTGGCAGGCCGACCTGTACGCGCTGGCGCGCCGCAGGCTGGCGCGCGCCGGCGTGCATCGGGTCGACGGCGGCGGCTTCTGCACCTGGACCGACAGCGAGCGCTTCTGGTCGTATCGGCGGCGGGCCGAGGGCGGGCGGATGGCCAGCCTGGTCTGGATCGAGGACTGA
- the phaR gene encoding polyhydroxyalkanoate synthesis repressor PhaR — protein sequence MANAMRLIKKYPNRRLYDTQTSAYITLADVKQLVLANEDFKVVDAKSSEDLTRSILLQIILEEEAGGTPLFSSPMLAQIIRFYGHAMQGMMGTYLEKTMQAFVEIQNKMQEQSKGFYDPKGMPNPELWAQFMSMQAPMVQAMMGNYIEQSKNLFVQMQEQMQQQTRNMFQNFPFAGTPPEPPERK from the coding sequence ATGGCGAACGCCATGCGACTGATCAAGAAGTACCCGAATCGCCGGCTCTACGACACGCAGACCAGTGCCTACATCACGCTGGCCGACGTCAAGCAGCTGGTGCTGGCGAACGAGGACTTCAAGGTCGTCGACGCGAAGAGCTCGGAGGACCTGACCCGGAGCATCCTGCTGCAGATCATCCTCGAGGAGGAGGCGGGCGGCACGCCGCTCTTCTCCTCGCCGATGCTCGCGCAGATCATCCGGTTCTACGGTCACGCGATGCAGGGAATGATGGGCACCTACCTGGAGAAGACGATGCAGGCCTTCGTCGAGATCCAGAACAAGATGCAGGAGCAGTCCAAGGGCTTCTACGACCCGAAGGGCATGCCGAACCCGGAGCTCTGGGCGCAGTTCATGTCGATGCAGGCGCCGATGGTCCAGGCCATGATGGGCAACTACATCGAGCAGAGCAAGAACCTGTTCGTGCAGATGCAGGAGCAGATGCAGCAGCAGACCCGCAACATGTTCCAGAACTTCCCGTTCGCGGGCACGCCGCCCGAGCCGCCGGAGCGCAAGTAG
- the phbB gene encoding acetoacetyl-CoA reductase codes for MTKKIAYVTGGMGGIGTAICRKFHDMGYTVVAGCGPTRNFDKWLGEQKAEGYTFHASVGNVADWDSTKAAFDKVKAEIGPIDILVNNAGITRDGVFRKMSLDDWRSVIDTNLNSLFNVTKQVIDGMLDKGWGRIINISSVNGEKGQFGQTNYSAAKAGMHGFTMALAQEVASKGVTVNTVSPGYIATDMVMAVREDVREKIIQTIPVRRLGKAEEIGSICSWLTTDDAGFTTGADFSCNGGLHMG; via the coding sequence ATGACCAAGAAGATCGCCTACGTGACGGGCGGAATGGGCGGAATCGGTACGGCGATCTGCCGAAAGTTCCACGACATGGGCTACACCGTGGTGGCCGGCTGCGGGCCGACCCGCAACTTCGACAAGTGGCTCGGCGAGCAGAAGGCCGAGGGCTACACCTTTCACGCGTCGGTCGGCAACGTCGCCGACTGGGACTCGACCAAGGCGGCCTTCGACAAGGTCAAGGCCGAGATCGGCCCGATCGACATCCTGGTGAACAACGCCGGGATCACGCGCGACGGCGTCTTCCGCAAGATGTCGCTCGACGACTGGCGCTCGGTCATCGACACCAACCTGAACTCGCTGTTCAACGTCACCAAGCAGGTGATCGACGGCATGCTCGACAAGGGCTGGGGCCGCATCATCAACATCTCGTCGGTCAACGGCGAGAAGGGGCAGTTCGGCCAGACCAACTATTCTGCGGCCAAGGCCGGCATGCACGGCTTCACGATGGCGCTGGCCCAGGAGGTCGCCAGCAAGGGGGTCACGGTCAACACCGTGTCGCCCGGCTACATCGCGACCGACATGGTCATGGCGGTTCGCGAGGACGTCCGCGAGAAGATCATCCAGACCATCCCGGTGCGCCGGCTCGGCAAGGCCGAGGAGATCGGCTCGATCTGCAGCTGGCTGACCACCGACGACGCGGGATTCACCACCGGGGCCGACTTCTCGTGCAACGGCGGCCTGCACATGGGGTGA
- a CDS encoding outer membrane protein assembly factor BamD → MKSTAFRLRAVLAAMVVALAACGTSNAPDPTLGWSPDRLYAEAKEEMASANYPRAVQILEKLESRYPFGRWAQQAQLEIAWAHYKDGERALALAAIDRFLRLHPEHPALDYALYLKGLINFNEQQGLIAWLGGQDLAERDLQAARESFDSFKQLVTRFPQSKYAADAEARMTYLVGSMARGEMLIARYYFQRGAYVAAANRAQEVVRKYQQAPAVEDALAILVLSYDKLELNDLRDDAKRVLDRNFPDSEALERVAASDDRRWWQVWR, encoded by the coding sequence ATGAAATCGACAGCGTTCCGGCTTCGCGCGGTGCTCGCCGCGATGGTTGTGGCACTCGCCGCCTGCGGCACCAGCAATGCGCCGGATCCCACGCTCGGCTGGTCTCCCGACCGATTATATGCAGAGGCCAAGGAGGAAATGGCCTCCGCCAACTATCCGCGCGCGGTCCAGATCCTCGAGAAGCTCGAGTCGCGCTACCCTTTCGGCCGATGGGCGCAGCAGGCGCAGCTCGAGATCGCCTGGGCCCACTACAAGGACGGCGAGCGCGCGCTCGCGCTGGCCGCGATCGACCGCTTCCTGCGGCTGCACCCCGAGCACCCGGCGCTGGACTACGCGCTCTACCTGAAAGGGCTGATCAACTTCAACGAGCAGCAGGGCCTGATCGCCTGGCTCGGCGGGCAGGACCTCGCCGAGCGCGACCTGCAGGCCGCGCGCGAGTCATTCGACTCCTTCAAGCAGCTGGTCACCCGCTTCCCTCAAAGCAAGTACGCGGCCGACGCCGAGGCCCGGATGACCTACCTGGTCGGGTCGATGGCCCGCGGCGAGATGCTGATCGCCCGCTACTACTTCCAGCGCGGCGCCTACGTGGCGGCCGCCAACCGCGCGCAGGAGGTGGTCCGGAAGTACCAGCAGGCGCCGGCCGTCGAGGACGCGCTCGCGATCCTGGTGCTGTCCTACGACAAGCTCGAACTGAACGACCTGCGCGACGACGCGAAGCGCGTGCTCGATCGCAACTTCCCGGACAGCGAGGCGCTGGAGCGCGTCGCTGCCAGCGACGATCGTCGCTGGTGGCAGGTCTGGCGCTGA
- a CDS encoding RluA family pseudouridine synthase has product MKTIIAKAGADPWPEADDFEAGDEPGASEAEPIVLDAAGGRGERLDRFLAAHLSGRLPAAFGDVSRTRIQRWIELGAVRCDGRASSPSTKLGGFETIVVEPQPREADGAFVAEPVPVAVVWRDESLIVIDKPAGLVVHPAAGNWRGTLLNGLLHLDPALAALPRAGIVHRLDKDTSGLMVVARTEQAMSALAAQLADRSMGRRYLAIVAGVPPGQGTVDAPIGRDDRVRVRMAVVAPARGRSARTHFAALAAGRIDGRPVSLVECRLDTGRTHQIRVHMAHAGFPLVGDTLYGGPALAGFGRQALHAWRLSLSHPVDARACAWVSPPPEDLRALLARAGIDESALPQAARAGAPHAEPAARKGEEAKR; this is encoded by the coding sequence ATGAAGACGATTATAGCCAAGGCAGGGGCCGACCCCTGGCCGGAAGCAGACGATTTCGAGGCCGGCGACGAGCCTGGCGCATCCGAGGCGGAGCCGATCGTGCTCGACGCCGCGGGCGGGCGCGGCGAGCGGCTCGATCGCTTCCTGGCCGCGCATCTCTCCGGCCGCTTGCCCGCAGCCTTCGGCGACGTCTCCCGGACGCGAATTCAGCGCTGGATCGAGCTCGGCGCGGTGCGCTGCGACGGGCGCGCGAGCTCGCCGAGCACGAAGCTGGGCGGCTTCGAGACGATCGTCGTCGAGCCCCAGCCTCGCGAGGCCGACGGCGCCTTCGTCGCCGAGCCGGTGCCGGTCGCGGTGGTCTGGCGCGACGAATCCCTGATCGTGATCGACAAGCCCGCGGGCCTGGTCGTGCACCCGGCGGCGGGCAACTGGCGAGGTACCCTGCTCAACGGCCTGCTGCACCTCGATCCGGCGCTCGCGGCGCTGCCCAGGGCCGGCATCGTGCACCGCCTCGACAAGGACACCAGCGGGCTGATGGTCGTGGCGCGCACCGAGCAGGCGATGTCGGCGCTGGCCGCGCAGCTCGCCGACCGGAGCATGGGACGGCGCTACCTGGCGATCGTGGCCGGCGTGCCGCCCGGCCAGGGAACGGTCGATGCGCCGATCGGGCGCGACGACAGGGTGCGCGTGCGGATGGCCGTGGTCGCGCCGGCGCGCGGCCGGTCCGCGCGCACGCACTTCGCCGCGCTCGCCGCGGGCCGGATCGACGGCAGGCCGGTGTCCCTGGTCGAGTGCCGGCTGGACACCGGCCGCACCCACCAGATTCGCGTTCACATGGCGCATGCGGGATTTCCGCTGGTCGGCGACACGCTCTACGGCGGCCCCGCGCTGGCCGGCTTCGGCCGGCAGGCCCTCCACGCCTGGCGCCTGTCGCTCAGCCATCCGGTCGATGCGCGCGCCTGCGCCTGGGTGTCGCCACCGCCCGAGGACCTGCGCGCGCTGCTGGCTCGCGCGGGAATCGACGAATCGGCGTTGCCGCAAGCCGCGCGGGCGGGCGCGCCGCACGCCGAGCCGGCCGCGCGCAAGGGCGAGGAAGCGAAGCGATGA
- a CDS encoding O-acetylhomoserine aminocarboxypropyltransferase/cysteine synthase family protein gives MKPETLAVHAGYSPDPTTKSVAVPIYQTTSYAFDSAQHGADLFDLKVAGNIYTRIMNPTTDVLEKRVAALEGGIAGLALASGQAAITYAIQTIAEAGDNIVSATRLYGGTYNLFAHTLPQFGIETRFADGEDPVSFEGLIDARTKAVFVESIGNPSGSVADIAAFAKIAHAHGVPLIVDNTVASPFLLRPIEHGADIVVHSLTKYIGGHGNSIGGIIVDSGKFPWAEHKARFRRLNEPDASYHGVVYTEALGPAAYIGRARVVPLRNTGAALSPFNAFLILQGLETLPLRMERISANALAIARHLASHPRVEWVRYPGLESSADHAKAKRYLPNGASGILSIGLKGGREAGERFLDALQLVLRLVNIGDVRTLATHPASTTHRQLSPAELASAGVSPELVRLSIGIEHVDDLIADLDRAIAAA, from the coding sequence ATGAAGCCCGAGACCCTCGCCGTGCACGCCGGCTATTCGCCCGACCCGACCACGAAGTCGGTCGCGGTGCCGATCTACCAGACCACCTCGTACGCGTTCGACTCGGCGCAGCACGGCGCGGACCTGTTCGACCTGAAGGTCGCGGGCAACATCTACACCCGGATCATGAACCCGACGACCGACGTGCTCGAAAAGCGCGTCGCGGCGCTCGAGGGCGGCATCGCGGGGCTCGCGCTGGCCTCGGGCCAGGCGGCGATCACCTATGCGATCCAGACGATCGCCGAGGCCGGTGACAACATCGTGTCGGCCACCCGGCTCTACGGCGGCACCTACAACCTGTTCGCCCACACGCTGCCGCAATTCGGCATCGAGACCCGCTTCGCCGACGGTGAGGACCCGGTGTCGTTCGAGGGCCTGATCGACGCGCGCACGAAGGCGGTGTTCGTCGAGAGCATCGGCAACCCGTCGGGCAGCGTGGCCGACATCGCCGCCTTCGCGAAGATCGCCCATGCGCACGGCGTGCCGCTGATCGTCGACAACACGGTGGCCTCGCCCTTCCTGCTGCGGCCGATCGAGCACGGCGCCGACATCGTCGTGCACTCGCTGACCAAGTACATCGGCGGCCACGGCAACTCGATCGGCGGCATCATCGTGGACTCGGGCAAGTTCCCGTGGGCCGAACACAAGGCCCGCTTCCGCCGGCTCAACGAGCCCGACGCGTCGTATCACGGCGTCGTCTACACCGAGGCGCTGGGCCCGGCGGCCTACATCGGGCGGGCCCGGGTCGTGCCGCTGCGCAATACCGGCGCCGCGCTGTCGCCGTTCAATGCCTTCCTGATCCTACAGGGCCTCGAGACGCTGCCGCTGCGGATGGAACGGATCTCGGCCAACGCGCTGGCGATCGCGCGCCACCTGGCGTCGCATCCGCGGGTCGAGTGGGTCCGCTATCCGGGCCTCGAGAGCTCGGCGGATCATGCGAAGGCGAAGCGCTACCTGCCAAACGGCGCCTCCGGCATCCTGTCCATCGGCCTGAAGGGTGGCCGCGAGGCCGGCGAGCGCTTCCTCGACGCGCTGCAGCTGGTGCTCCGTCTGGTCAACATCGGCGACGTGCGCACGCTGGCCACGCATCCGGCGAGCACCACGCACCGCCAACTTTCCCCGGCCGAGCTGGCCTCGGCCGGCGTGTCGCCCGAGCTGGTGCGGCTGTCGATCGGCATCGAGCACGTCGACGACCTGATCGCCGACCTCGACCGCGCAATCGCGGCGGCGTAA
- a CDS encoding ATP-dependent DNA helicase: MSSHDPDFADRVAGAFDPDGPLDRAQPGFVAREGQRRMAIAVAQAIARGETLVAEAGTGTGKTFAYLVPALLSGGRVLVSTGTRTLQDQLFRRDLPAVRDALGLGLRTALLKGRSNYVCHHHLRRNLEEGRFERREDIALLRRIERFAAVSASGDRAEAPGIPEDSPIWAKATSTRENCLGQDCPDLDRCFVFRARQAAQQADVVVVNHHLFCADMALRDEGVSELLPSASAIVFDEAHQLPEIAVQFFGRSLGTRQLGDFARDLLRIGIADARDACDWTKAVGELEQAVRVWRLAAGRPGRRDAPQLRADREQRQALDALLSVLERTDDLLMAAAQRSRDLARLALRGAELHRRLAQWLAMLDRSGEAVEPAWPDDAAGAGGATAGDAGAAPAELADDPGEAVIWSEVHQAGVVLHATPLSVAPAMRRHREQAVRAWIFVSATLSVAGDFGHFTDAIGMPDATTLQLGSPFDYANNARLFVPRGCGDPGSPGFAERLVETCWPLLEANAGRAFVLCTSLRMVDRVAALLRERADRQDEPLELLVQGSAPRAALLERFRAAERPVLVGSASFWEGVDVAGRQLSLVVIDKLPFAPPDDPVLRARIEAMRRRGGDPFRELQLPAAAMALKQGAGRLIRSETDRGLLVVCDERLVSRGYGRSLVRSLPPFGITRDADEALAWLREEAQPADAG, from the coding sequence TTGTCTTCCCACGATCCAGATTTCGCCGACCGCGTGGCCGGGGCCTTCGATCCGGACGGCCCGCTCGACCGGGCACAACCGGGCTTCGTCGCGCGCGAGGGCCAGCGCCGCATGGCGATCGCCGTCGCGCAGGCGATCGCCCGCGGCGAGACGCTGGTGGCCGAGGCCGGGACCGGCACCGGCAAGACCTTCGCCTACCTGGTGCCGGCGCTGCTGTCGGGCGGGCGGGTGCTGGTCAGCACCGGCACCCGCACCCTGCAGGACCAGCTCTTTCGCCGCGACCTGCCGGCGGTGCGCGACGCGCTCGGGCTGGGGCTGCGTACGGCGCTGCTGAAGGGGCGCTCGAACTACGTCTGCCACCACCACCTGCGCCGCAACCTGGAAGAGGGCCGCTTCGAGCGGCGCGAGGACATCGCGCTGCTGCGCCGGATCGAGCGCTTCGCGGCGGTGTCCGCCAGCGGCGACCGGGCCGAGGCGCCGGGCATCCCGGAGGATTCGCCGATCTGGGCGAAGGCGACGTCGACCAGGGAGAACTGCCTGGGGCAGGACTGTCCCGATCTCGACCGCTGTTTCGTCTTCCGGGCCCGGCAGGCGGCGCAGCAAGCCGACGTCGTCGTGGTGAACCATCACCTGTTCTGCGCCGACATGGCGCTGCGCGACGAAGGGGTTTCGGAGCTGCTGCCCAGCGCGAGCGCGATCGTCTTCGACGAGGCGCACCAGCTGCCGGAGATCGCGGTGCAGTTCTTCGGCCGCAGCCTCGGCACCCGCCAGCTCGGCGATTTCGCGCGAGACCTGCTCAGGATAGGCATCGCGGACGCGCGCGACGCCTGCGACTGGACGAAGGCGGTCGGCGAGCTGGAGCAGGCGGTGCGCGTGTGGCGGCTGGCGGCCGGCAGGCCCGGCCGGCGCGACGCCCCGCAGCTGCGCGCCGACCGCGAGCAGCGGCAGGCGCTCGACGCGCTGCTCTCGGTGCTGGAGCGGACCGACGACCTGCTGATGGCCGCGGCGCAGCGCAGCCGCGACCTGGCCCGGCTTGCGCTGCGCGGCGCCGAGCTCCATCGACGGCTGGCACAGTGGCTCGCGATGCTGGACCGCTCCGGCGAGGCTGTCGAGCCTGCCTGGCCGGACGACGCCGCGGGCGCCGGCGGGGCAACCGCGGGCGACGCCGGCGCGGCGCCGGCCGAGCTCGCCGACGATCCCGGCGAGGCGGTCATCTGGAGCGAGGTGCACCAGGCCGGCGTGGTCCTGCACGCCACCCCGCTTTCGGTCGCGCCGGCGATGCGTCGCCATCGCGAACAGGCGGTGCGCGCCTGGATCTTCGTGTCGGCGACGCTTTCGGTCGCCGGCGACTTCGGACACTTCACCGACGCGATCGGCATGCCCGACGCGACGACCCTGCAGCTCGGCAGCCCCTTCGACTACGCGAACAACGCCAGGCTCTTCGTGCCGCGGGGCTGCGGCGATCCGGGCAGCCCGGGCTTCGCCGAGCGGCTGGTCGAGACCTGCTGGCCGCTGCTCGAGGCGAACGCGGGGCGCGCCTTCGTGCTGTGCACCAGCTTGCGGATGGTCGACCGTGTCGCCGCGCTGCTGCGCGAGCGCGCGGACCGCCAGGACGAGCCGCTGGAGCTGCTGGTGCAGGGCAGCGCGCCGCGGGCGGCCCTGCTGGAGAGGTTCCGCGCTGCCGAGCGGCCGGTGCTGGTCGGCAGCGCGAGCTTCTGGGAGGGGGTCGACGTGGCCGGCCGCCAGCTGTCGCTGGTCGTCATCGACAAGCTGCCCTTCGCGCCGCCCGACGATCCGGTGCTGCGCGCCCGGATCGAAGCGATGCGCCGTCGCGGCGGCGATCCGTTCCGCGAGCTGCAGCTGCCGGCGGCGGCGATGGCCCTGAAGCAGGGCGCGGGGCGCCTGATCCGCTCCGAGACCGACCGCGGCCTGCTGGTGGTGTGCGACGAGCGGCTCGTGAGCCGCGGCTACGGCCGCAGCCTGGTCCGCAGCCTGCCGCCCTTCGGCATCACCCGAGACGCGGACGAGGCGCTGGCCTGGCTAAGGGAAGAAGCGCAGCCTGCGGACGCGGGCTGA
- the rimO gene encoding 30S ribosomal protein S12 methylthiotransferase RimO, whose amino-acid sequence MTEPVRSTRRRPPRAPKVGFVSLGCPKALVDSERIITQLRAEGYDIAGDYAGSDLVVVNTCGFIDEAVQESLDAIGEALAENGKVIVTGCLGARTGEGGGKLVEQVHPKVLAVTGPHAADEVMTHVHAHLPKPHDPFTDLVPEAGIKLTPKHYAYLKISEGCNHRCSFCIIPSMRGDLVSRPIGEVVREAEALVRSGVKELLVISQDTSAYGVDVRYRTGFVNGRPVRTRMTELVKELAQLGAWVRLHYVYPYPHVDEVLPLMAEGKVLPYLDVPFQHAHPRILKLMKRPASGERNIERIRAWRAICPDLTIRSTFIAGFPGETEAEFEYLLDFLREAELDRVGCFAYSPVEGAAANELPGALPDEVRHERQARFMEVQQAISERRLRRWVGRETEVIVDAIEHDRKAKAWRAVARSQGDAPEIDGLVYVDLAGEAQAKAAPPGTFLRVRIDEADEHDLYATAL is encoded by the coding sequence ATGACCGAACCCGTCCGTTCGACCCGCCGCCGGCCGCCCAGGGCGCCGAAGGTCGGCTTCGTCTCGCTCGGCTGCCCGAAGGCGCTGGTCGACTCGGAGCGGATCATCACCCAGCTGCGCGCCGAGGGCTACGACATCGCCGGCGACTACGCCGGCTCGGACCTGGTGGTCGTCAACACCTGCGGCTTCATCGACGAGGCGGTGCAGGAGTCGCTCGACGCGATCGGCGAGGCGCTGGCCGAGAACGGCAAGGTGATCGTGACCGGCTGCCTGGGCGCCCGCACCGGCGAGGGCGGCGGCAAGCTGGTCGAGCAGGTGCATCCGAAGGTGCTGGCCGTCACCGGCCCGCACGCGGCCGACGAGGTGATGACGCACGTGCACGCGCACCTGCCGAAGCCGCACGACCCGTTCACCGACCTGGTGCCGGAGGCGGGCATCAAGCTGACGCCGAAGCACTACGCCTACCTGAAGATCTCCGAGGGCTGCAATCATCGTTGCAGCTTCTGCATCATCCCGTCGATGCGCGGCGACCTGGTCAGCCGGCCGATCGGCGAGGTGGTGCGCGAGGCCGAGGCGCTGGTGCGCAGCGGCGTCAAGGAGCTGCTGGTGATCTCGCAGGACACCAGCGCCTACGGGGTGGACGTCAGGTACCGGACCGGTTTCGTGAATGGCCGGCCGGTGCGCACCCGGATGACCGAGCTGGTGAAGGAGCTCGCGCAGCTGGGCGCTTGGGTCAGGCTGCACTACGTGTACCCGTACCCGCACGTCGACGAGGTGCTGCCGCTGATGGCCGAGGGAAAGGTGCTGCCCTACCTGGACGTGCCCTTCCAGCACGCGCACCCGCGCATCCTGAAGCTGATGAAGCGGCCCGCTTCGGGCGAACGCAACATCGAGCGGATCCGGGCCTGGCGGGCGATCTGCCCGGACCTGACGATACGCAGCACCTTCATCGCCGGATTCCCCGGCGAGACCGAGGCCGAGTTCGAGTACCTGCTCGACTTCCTTCGTGAGGCCGAGCTCGACAGGGTGGGCTGCTTCGCCTACTCGCCGGTCGAAGGCGCCGCCGCCAACGAGCTGCCCGGCGCGCTGCCCGACGAGGTTCGCCACGAGCGCCAGGCGCGTTTCATGGAAGTGCAGCAGGCGATCAGCGAGCGCCGGCTGCGGCGATGGGTCGGCCGCGAGACCGAGGTGATCGTCGATGCGATCGAGCACGACCGCAAGGCGAAGGCCTGGCGGGCGGTGGCGCGCTCGCAGGGCGACGCCCCCGAGATCGACGGCCTCGTCTACGTGGACCTGGCCGGCGAGGCGCAAGCCAAGGCCGCGCCGCCGGGGACCTTCCTTCGCGTGCGGATCGACGAGGCGGACGAGCACGACCTGTACGCGACCGCGCTCTGA